A single Plasmodium knowlesi strain H genome assembly, chromosome: 13 DNA region contains:
- a CDS encoding ribosomal protein L21, apicoplast, putative, with product MLFLGLCAIFFVFSSQGGGEAKVVGPPGRRANVVSPPRGSLTFVPSMNRWKPEGSRRSRVQVLINSPAQIKLSEIEDDRDRSGKFCVIEICGKARWVEEGRYYDVFRIKQEENKSIYLNRVFFYSTMEGKLLFGTPFLDNVRIKATVMKHFRGNKIYRLKFKPKKNYKRFYGHRQEMSRIYINKIEINNNLMDRELRKYNFFRDDSIYYVLNRIHNMVRPSLELKHLKKHFMDYLNKFCSVKFETFYKHRGNYKKEKMLRNILKTKKLSKRPEVMEEVKKIEEEKERRRLNKYDPLADFDPVANECFIREHFYA from the coding sequence ATGCTTTTTTTAGGCCTATGCGcgatttttttcgttttttcctcacAAGGTGGCGGCGAAGCAAAGGTGGTAGGACCCCCTGGGAGGAGAGCAAATGTAGTGTCTCCCCCCCGTGGAAGCCTCACTTTTGTACCCAGCATGAACAGATGGAAGCCTGAAGGAAGTAGACGAAGTAGAGTGCAGGTGTTGATAAACTCGCCTGCACAAATAAAACTTTCCGAAATAGAAGATGACCGAGACAGAAGTGGTAAATTCTGTGTTATCGAAATATGTGGGAAGGCCCGATGGGTGGAGGAGGGAAGGTATTATGACGTGTTCAGAATAAagcaggaagaaaataaaagcatATACCTAAACAGAGTGTTCTTTTATAGTACGATGGAAGGTAAGTTGCTGTTTGGCACGCCCTTTTTAGACAACGTAAGGATTAAGGCAACAGTTATGAAGCATTTTcgtggaaataaaatttaccGTTTAAAATTTAagccgaaaaaaaattacaaaagaTTTTATGGACACAGACAAGAAATGAGCAGGATTTACataaacaaaattgaaataaataacaatCTCATGGATAGGGAGCTaaggaaatataatttttttagagACGATTCCATATACTACGTTCTTAATCGTATTCACAACATGGTAAGACCCAGTCTGGAATtgaaacatttaaaaaaacactttATGGATTATTTGAACAAATTTTGTAGTGTGAAGTTTGAAACATTTTACAAACACAGGGgtaattacaaaaaggagaagatgcTTCGAAATATTTTGAAGACAAAAAAGTTGAGTAAACGACCTGAGGTCATGGAAGAGGTGAAGAAGatcgaagaggaaaaagagagaagGCGTTTGAATAAGTATGACCCCCTTGCTGACTTCGACCCAGTGGCCAATGAATGTTTCATACGGGAGCACTTTTACGCGTGA
- a CDS encoding magnesium transporter, putative: MDTTLIGIAICFVGSFLGALGDKFVHDSYIKDNTQKKHMSQMTMWLFGTLLSVVIDPILTICSLYFASAVLVAPFAGVHILWNLIITNISLKIKTKLHQYMGSFFLICGIALIIIFSEKKVDIHSMNDLASLYSQTKVIIYLVLTFTIIVTLLVICLLPFLFKDIKNVFSKNEQLLYMNKFSTNTYTHSCEISLFKKNDTRAKFSGGTTSFKTGKVGYYKQDPTEYPLNASDDPRIGVTTSDKENACGNSPTRKERFMNRSTEGDNFAPPFNDGIITSSQGKKLIARRRTKVQEKTNNANRIDALNNRQAHSLPRLPAKHTFPKHPTEKIKKINFKSSKTEKKKHLLKFRKNNHSWNEGKENVERCLRGKSLPVNAANSDMLDTKCSKQIESCDDLYWSETIPHPSDKKENNLNYKSGSHTTRCSNLEPLIEPTPSNRAESTSTYKKKKKKKKKNLLLSPNRHNKMIKKKYQNKGREEKQEGSLRYTNSHKQNGHTVEDHPEMSPQSSHPSSVPGSETFSPINILKRANKFDSSENWKDGEPFSLMVYSPTRERGNTRKASIGSSPASNEEITNPPESTDPNGSSNICGRSDSAQLHYMSLIASMYPSADKSRKIRHPEILYRICCCTVCGMTGGFVNIFSEQIIGILSKEKFHMFTHPFAYVLIMLTLFCLCNQLLFLNISLSKFSVTSVIPLIMSNIVFFSSLTTIIMRQEESVIQFSNAAFFSLGVLLVIIGILYLQYNINRILLRCFKPKKG; this comes from the coding sequence ATGGACACCACACTGATCGGAATAGCCATTTGCTTTGTTGGCTCCTTCCTTGGGGCATTGGGAGATAAATTTGTCCATGACAGCTATATCAAAGACAACacgcaaaaaaaacacatgtCCCAAATGACTATGTGGTTATTTGGAACCCTACTCAGCGTAGTCATAGATCCAATACTCACAATATGTTCGTTGTATTTCGCTTCCGCTGTATTGGTTGCACCATTTGCAGGAGTACATATCTTGTGGAATTTAATCATTACAAACATTTCGTTGAAAATCAAAACCAAGTTGCACCAGTACATGGGATCCTTCTTCCTAATTTGCGGTATTGccttaattattattttttcggaaaaaaaagtcgacATACATAGCATGAATGATTTAGCTAGCTTGTATAGTCAGACGAAGGTAATCATTTATCTTGTCCTCACCTTCACCATCATTGTTACTCTGTTGGTCATTTGTTTGCTTCCATTTCTCTTCAAAGATATCAAAAATGTTTTCTccaaaaatgaacaacttttatacatgaacaaattttctacaaacacatatacacattcaTGTGAAATTtcgctttttaaaaaaaatgacactcGTGCGAAATTTTCGGGAGGAACAACATCCTTTAAAACTGGTAAGGTGGGATACTATAAGCAGGATCCCACGGAATACCCCTTGAATGCATCAGATGATCCCAGAATCGGTGTAACCACCTCCGATAAAGAAAACGCTTGCGGGAATAGTCCAACTAGGAAGGAAAGATTTATGAACAGATCAACAGAAGGTGACAACTTTGCTCCTCCCTTCAACGATGGAATAATAACTTCTAGTCAGGGGAAAAAACTCATAGCGAGAAGACGAACAAAAGTTCAGGAAAAGACAAACAATGCCAATCGAATAGACGCACTGAATAACAGACAAGCTCACTCCCTACCTCGTCTACCTGCCAAACACACATTTCCAAAACATCCAActgagaaaattaaaaagataaATTTCAAGTCAAGTAagacggagaaaaaaaaacacctacTTAAATTCCGCAAAAACAATCACTCATGGAatgagggaaaggaaaatgttgAGCGATGTTTACGGGGGAAATCTCTCCCTGTTAATGCAGCAAACTCAGATATGCTAGATACGAAATGTTCAAAACAGATCGAATCATGTGACGACCTCTATTGGAGTGAAACCATCCCCCACCCTAGtgacaagaaggaaaataacttAAATTACAAAAGCGGAAGCCACACAACGAGATGCTCCAATTTAGAACCGCTTATAGAACCCACACCGAGTAACAGAGCAGAATCTACATCtacttataaaaaaaaaaaaaaaaagaaaaaaaaaaatttactatTATCACCGAATCGACAtaacaaaatgataaaaaaaaaataccaaaaTAAAGGCAGGGAGGAAAAACAGGAAGGTTCCCTCCGTTACACAAATAGCCATAAACAGAATGGTCATACAGTGGAGGACCACCCCGAAATGAGTCCCCAATCGAGTCACCCCAGTTCAGTTCCAGGTAGTGAAACCTTCTCTCCAATAAATATCCTTAAACGTGCCAATAAATTTGATTCATCTGAAAATTGGAAAGATGGGGAGCCTTTCTCCCTGATGGTTTATTCTCCCACGCGTGAAAGGGGAAACACAAGGAAGGCAAGCATCGGCAGTAGCCCCGCGAGCAACGAGGAAATAACTAACCCACCCGAATCAACAGATCCTAACGGAAGTAGTAATATCTGTGGACGAAGCGACTCCGCCCAGCTACATTACATGTCGCTCATCGCGTCCATGTACCCCTCAGCAGACAAATCAAGAAAAATCAGACACCCAGAAATCTTATACAGAATATGCTGTTGCACAGTATGTGGAATGACAGGAGGGTtcgtaaatattttttctgaacaaatCATAGGCATCCTCTCAAAAGAGAAATTTCACATGTTTACACACCCCTTTGCATACGTACTCATCATGCTAACTCTCTTTTGCTTATGCAATCAGTTATTATTTCTGAACATTTCGTTGTCTAAATTTAGCGTTACATCAGTCATTCCCCTCATTATGTCTAACATCGTCTTCTTTAGTAGCCTCACAACCATAATAATGCGCCAGGAAGAATCCGTGATCCAGTTCTCCAACGCTGCGTTTTTCTCCCTAGGCGTCCTCCTCGTAATTATCGGCATACTATACCTGCAGTATAATATAAATCGAATCCTTTTGCGTTGCTTCAAAccgaaaaaaggatga